In Bernardetia sp., a genomic segment contains:
- a CDS encoding glycosyltransferase family 2 protein — MTHFSFIILTFNEEVHLPRLLESIKDLNAPIFILDSGSTDATLSIAEDYQANILYNKFENHPKQWDFALNNFDIQTEWIIGLDADQIVTSELRNKLALFDENTVSKDINGIYFNRKNYFRGRWIKHGGYFPKYLLKMFRKGYGKSDLNENMDHRFVVEGRTQVWKKGFLIEENTKENDISFWLSKHNKYSDLVAQEEVERIQKLRSQHNTRKFSGNPDERIAFLKNIWWKLPLYWRPCMYFIYRFFFQLGFLDGKEGRIFHFLQGFWFRVIIDIKIEEQLKAKEK; from the coding sequence ATGACTCATTTCTCATTTATTATTCTTACTTTCAATGAAGAAGTACATCTACCTCGCTTATTAGAATCCATTAAAGATTTGAATGCACCTATTTTTATACTAGATTCGGGCAGTACAGATGCTACTTTATCGATTGCAGAGGACTATCAAGCAAATATACTTTACAATAAATTTGAAAATCATCCTAAGCAATGGGACTTTGCTCTAAATAATTTTGATATTCAGACAGAGTGGATTATTGGGTTAGATGCCGACCAAATAGTTACTTCCGAATTGAGAAATAAATTAGCATTATTCGATGAAAATACTGTTTCAAAAGATATAAATGGAATCTATTTTAATCGAAAAAATTATTTTAGAGGGCGTTGGATAAAACATGGTGGTTATTTTCCAAAATATTTACTCAAAATGTTTCGTAAAGGATATGGGAAATCTGACCTCAACGAAAATATGGATCATCGTTTTGTAGTAGAAGGTAGAACACAGGTTTGGAAAAAAGGATTTTTGATAGAAGAAAATACAAAGGAAAACGATATTTCATTTTGGCTTTCTAAGCACAATAAATATAGCGACCTTGTGGCGCAAGAAGAAGTAGAGCGCATACAAAAACTTCGTTCCCAACACAATACACGAAAGTTTTCTGGAAACCCTGATGAAAGAATTGCATTTCTAAAAAATATTTGGTGGAAATTGCCTCTCTATTGGCGACCTTGTATGTATTTTATATATCGTTTCTTTTTTCAGTTAGGCTTTTTAGATGGGAAAGAAGGACGGATTTTTCACTTCTTACAGGGGTTTTGGTTCAGAGTTATCATTGATATAAAAATAGAAGAACAATTAAAAGCAAAGGAAAAATAA
- a CDS encoding acyltransferase family protein, whose translation MQKEKHIIGLDSMRGLAILMVCLYHMFESFFRGYPAFDTNGVLQFPPVYPETAKYFFSFNLRLSIHLFFVVSGYIIHALYSSKTFDIQATKTFVLKRYFRMAPAYYVSMVVAIIGAILFGRFVSDYKDILAHVLFIHNFFDQYSYSIQSLYWTMGIEFQFYLLYALLRFVLKDKFNITYIFIASLLLSFGLRLFYYEPALAEELRWQFMDNTLIRFSDWVMGALLYEHRKIIFQIPYKIVLFIALILIASYMDNFGLASSVFLDATAALGMMLLVAHVLQYKIEPKSLKFVGVMSYSFYLYHFISYSVFDVLCSKLFGYEREPSWERLCVFVIGFCITLGVGYIMYKVIEELAVKYFKKKLK comes from the coding sequence ATGCAAAAAGAAAAACACATTATCGGGTTGGATTCTATGAGAGGACTTGCCATTCTCATGGTTTGTCTCTATCACATGTTTGAATCTTTCTTTAGAGGGTATCCAGCATTTGATACTAATGGAGTTTTGCAGTTTCCCCCTGTATATCCAGAAACAGCCAAATACTTTTTTAGCTTTAATCTGCGCTTATCTATTCACTTATTTTTTGTAGTTAGTGGATACATTATACATGCTTTATACAGTAGCAAAACATTTGATATTCAAGCAACTAAAACATTTGTCTTGAAAAGGTATTTCAGAATGGCGCCTGCCTATTATGTATCTATGGTTGTAGCAATTATTGGAGCAATTCTTTTTGGTAGATTTGTCTCTGATTATAAAGACATACTGGCTCACGTACTTTTTATTCATAACTTTTTTGACCAGTATAGCTATTCTATACAGTCTTTGTATTGGACAATGGGTATTGAGTTCCAATTTTATTTGCTTTATGCCCTGCTACGATTCGTTTTGAAAGATAAGTTTAATATAACTTATATTTTTATTGCCTCTTTGCTACTTTCTTTTGGACTACGCCTGTTTTACTATGAACCTGCTTTGGCAGAAGAATTAAGATGGCAATTTATGGACAATACACTAATACGTTTTTCAGATTGGGTAATGGGAGCTTTATTATATGAGCATCGTAAAATTATTTTCCAAATACCTTATAAGATAGTATTATTTATTGCTCTTATTTTAATAGCGTCCTATATGGATAATTTTGGGTTGGCGAGTAGTGTATTTTTAGATGCCACAGCTGCTCTAGGAATGATGTTATTGGTGGCTCATGTTCTTCAGTATAAAATAGAACCAAAATCATTGAAGTTTGTAGGAGTAATGTCGTATAGTTTTTATCTCTATCATTTTATTAGCTACTCTGTTTTTGATGTTCTGTGTAGCAAACTATTTGGTTATGAAAGAGAGCCTTCTTGGGAGCGATTGTGTGTGTTTGTTATAGGTTTTTGTATAACTTTAGGAGTCGGATATATTATGTATAAGGTAATAGAAGAACTCGCTGTAAAATACTTTAAGAAAAAACTCAAATAG
- the asnB gene encoding asparagine synthase (glutamine-hydrolyzing), with amino-acid sequence MCGINGIIDFSLQNNVHRVASMNKAMAHRGRNNEGIWKDEQTNSITLGHRRLSIIDLSSAGNQPMHSHDGRYVLVFNGEIYNYKSLQKQLDYPFKSDSDSEVILAAFAKWGIDCVKQLEGMFAFALWDNFDKKLFLVRDRLGIKPLYYYRDENKYIFSSEMRSMLASGLIPKHLDQHGLEDFLRYQTVHAPRTMIENVRMLLPAHYVEISETEWIEKCYWQAHHTEQEIGKDYKTIKKDIYQRLNEAVEKRLVADVPFGAFLSGGIDSSIVVGLMSKMSNTKVKTFCVSFDEEEFSEAKYAKLIANRFGTEHHDIRLHPKDFLEVIPNALSAMDHPSGDGINTYIVSKVTKEKGIDMVLSGLGGDELFAGYDLFKMLNKFNNNKWIGKLPVFLKSNVGKLRQKYRPSVASDKLFGLLSQKDWKLDYTYPLIRQVFLDERIKSFLKKNELSENRVSAAFKSLARQKDFRKMPFLSQISVAELFTYLQNVLLRDSDQMSMAHTLEIRVPFLDYKLIEYVLQVPDSFKYPHSPKKLLVDSVGELLPSEIVNRQKMGFTLPWQIWLKNELFRFCDERIESLASRPEFNYESITKVWRQFLDNDPRVSWARVWNLVVLENWLQEHGISTFSSLAIPSLDSKLV; translated from the coding sequence ATGTGTGGAATAAATGGAATTATAGATTTTTCGTTGCAAAATAATGTTCATAGAGTTGCTTCTATGAATAAGGCAATGGCACATAGAGGCAGAAACAATGAAGGCATTTGGAAAGATGAACAAACAAATAGCATAACATTAGGGCATCGTCGCCTTTCCATTATTGACCTTTCTAGTGCAGGAAACCAACCTATGCACTCTCACGATGGACGCTATGTTTTGGTTTTTAATGGAGAAATTTACAATTATAAAAGCCTTCAAAAGCAATTAGATTATCCTTTCAAATCAGATTCAGATTCAGAAGTGATTTTGGCTGCTTTTGCAAAGTGGGGAATAGATTGTGTAAAGCAGTTGGAGGGAATGTTTGCCTTTGCTTTATGGGACAACTTTGATAAAAAGCTATTTTTAGTTAGAGATAGATTAGGAATAAAACCTTTGTATTATTACAGAGACGAAAATAAGTATATTTTCTCATCAGAAATGCGTTCTATGTTAGCTTCTGGTCTGATTCCCAAACATTTAGACCAACATGGGTTAGAAGATTTTTTGCGCTACCAAACGGTACACGCTCCTCGCACCATGATTGAAAATGTCCGAATGCTCCTACCTGCGCATTATGTAGAGATTTCAGAGACAGAATGGATAGAAAAGTGTTACTGGCAAGCGCATCATACGGAGCAGGAAATAGGAAAAGATTATAAAACCATTAAGAAAGATATTTACCAACGGCTAAACGAAGCTGTAGAGAAACGTTTGGTAGCAGATGTTCCGTTTGGAGCATTTCTTTCTGGGGGAATAGATTCTAGTATTGTGGTAGGGCTGATGAGTAAGATGTCTAATACGAAAGTCAAAACTTTTTGTGTTTCTTTTGATGAAGAAGAATTTAGTGAAGCCAAGTATGCTAAGTTGATTGCTAACAGGTTTGGGACAGAACACCACGATATTCGTTTGCACCCTAAAGATTTTTTAGAAGTGATTCCAAACGCTCTCTCTGCGATGGATCATCCGAGTGGAGATGGAATAAATACATACATTGTCTCTAAAGTAACCAAAGAAAAAGGCATCGATATGGTGCTTTCGGGTTTAGGTGGAGATGAGCTTTTTGCTGGGTACGACCTTTTTAAAATGCTCAATAAGTTTAATAACAACAAATGGATAGGAAAACTTCCTGTTTTTTTGAAGTCAAATGTAGGCAAACTAAGACAAAAATATCGTCCTTCGGTGGCTTCTGACAAACTCTTTGGTTTGCTTTCTCAAAAAGACTGGAAACTAGATTATACTTACCCACTTATCAGACAAGTTTTTTTAGATGAGCGTATCAAATCGTTCTTGAAAAAAAATGAGTTGAGTGAAAACCGAGTAAGTGCTGCCTTCAAGAGTTTGGCAAGGCAAAAAGATTTTAGAAAAATGCCATTTTTATCTCAAATTTCGGTAGCCGAGCTTTTTACTTATTTGCAAAATGTTCTTCTGCGTGACTCTGACCAAATGAGTATGGCGCATACCTTAGAAATTCGTGTGCCATTTTTAGATTACAAACTAATTGAGTATGTTTTGCAAGTGCCTGATAGTTTCAAATACCCTCATTCTCCAAAAAAACTTTTGGTAGATTCAGTAGGCGAATTGCTTCCTTCTGAAATAGTCAATCGCCAAAAAATGGGTTTTACACTGCCTTGGCAAATTTGGCTTAAAAATGAATTGTTTCGTTTCTGTGATGAACGAATAGAAAGTTTAGCTAGTCGTCCAGAATTTAACTATGAAAGTATTACAAAGGTATGGAGACAATTCCTAGACAACGACCCTAGAGTTTCGTGGGCTAGAGTATGGAATTTAGTAGTATTGGAAAATTGGTTGCAAGAACATGGAATTTCTACTTTTTCTTCTCTTGCAATTCCTTCTTTAGATTCTAAATTAGTGTAA
- a CDS encoding glycosyltransferase family 4 protein, translating into MKVVYLHRKPRQFGNFSIESYFEDIRSYIPSIAENIEPIVYQSPFFSDGIMPRIKNILDAKKQTKKLESDINHITGDVHFLTMGLNLKKTILTVHDCAFLEQHDNSFKGKLKRQFLKTFWLDIPVKQARFITAVSEATKNEIVKHTDCNPEKIVVIPTTISPKFAEATQNYNPKKFNTEKPVILQLGAAFNKNLERLFEALEGINCTLHIIAPLSEHHFELLKRHNIDYKHEDKVSFDELILAYKNCDLVSFVSTIEGFGMPIIEAQTLQKPVITSNVSSMPWVAGEEACLVNPYSVEEIRNGILKIINDEEYRNNLIEKGQENIKRFDPQTVARQYVALYQKVAKER; encoded by the coding sequence TTGAAAGTCGTTTATCTACATAGAAAGCCACGGCAGTTTGGAAATTTTAGTATTGAATCTTATTTTGAAGATATTCGCTCTTATATTCCTTCTATTGCTGAAAATATAGAACCTATTGTCTATCAGTCTCCTTTTTTTAGTGATGGAATTATGCCACGCATTAAAAATATTTTGGATGCCAAAAAACAGACAAAAAAGTTAGAAAGCGACATCAATCATATTACAGGAGATGTACATTTCCTAACGATGGGCTTGAATCTTAAAAAAACAATCCTTACCGTCCACGACTGTGCTTTTTTAGAACAACACGATAATTCTTTCAAAGGAAAACTCAAAAGACAGTTTCTTAAAACCTTTTGGCTAGATATTCCTGTCAAGCAAGCTAGATTCATAACAGCTGTTTCGGAAGCTACAAAAAATGAGATTGTAAAACATACAGATTGTAATCCAGAAAAAATTGTAGTTATTCCCACTACCATCTCGCCAAAATTTGCAGAAGCTACTCAAAACTATAATCCTAAAAAATTTAACACAGAAAAACCTGTCATTTTACAACTTGGAGCAGCTTTTAATAAAAACTTAGAACGTCTTTTTGAAGCCTTAGAAGGAATAAACTGTACGCTTCATATCATTGCACCCCTTTCAGAACATCATTTTGAGTTATTGAAAAGACACAACATTGACTACAAACACGAAGACAAAGTAAGTTTTGACGAGCTTATTTTGGCATATAAAAATTGTGATTTGGTTTCTTTTGTTTCTACCATTGAAGGTTTTGGAATGCCAATTATTGAAGCACAGACGTTGCAAAAGCCAGTCATTACAAGCAATGTTTCTTCTATGCCGTGGGTGGCTGGAGAGGAGGCTTGTTTGGTAAATCCTTATTCAGTAGAGGAAATCAGAAACGGCATTTTGAAGATTATAAATGATGAAGAATATAGAAACAATTTGATAGAAAAAGGGCAAGAAAATATTAAAAGATTTGACCCACAAACAGTTGCTAGACAATATGTAGCATTGTATCAAAAAGTAGCAAAAGAGCGTTAG
- a CDS encoding sigma-70 family RNA polymerase sigma factor, with the protein MTNIPPITQLLSAAQSGDTQAMEKLFPLVYDELVKVAHSLRVRWQANYTLNTTALVHEAYLKLSDQDNQSYVSRGHFFAVAAKAMRHILVNYAKMKTAEKRGGKEHDVDIQKVENIIPDEQVGEHILSLHEALITLENLNERQGKVVECRFFAGLSIEETADALEISPATVKRDWTVAKAYLYNQLKSGVV; encoded by the coding sequence ATGACAAATATACCACCTATCACGCAGCTTCTTTCAGCAGCACAGTCTGGCGATACACAAGCAATGGAAAAACTTTTTCCTTTAGTTTATGATGAACTTGTTAAGGTAGCACACAGCCTAAGAGTGCGCTGGCAGGCAAATTACACACTCAATACAACTGCTCTCGTACACGAAGCCTATCTCAAGCTCTCCGACCAAGACAATCAGAGCTATGTCAGTAGAGGACATTTTTTTGCTGTGGCTGCTAAGGCAATGCGCCATATTTTGGTTAATTATGCCAAAATGAAAACAGCCGAAAAGCGTGGAGGAAAAGAACACGATGTTGATATTCAGAAAGTAGAAAATATTATTCCAGATGAGCAAGTAGGAGAGCATATTTTGAGCCTACACGAAGCCTTAATAACCTTAGAAAACCTTAACGAAAGACAAGGAAAAGTAGTCGAATGTCGTTTTTTTGCAGGTCTTTCTATCGAAGAAACTGCTGATGCACTAGAAATTTCTCCTGCCACTGTAAAACGAGATTGGACAGTTGCAAAGGCATATTTGTACAATCAACTCAAAAGTGGTGTGGTGTAA
- a CDS encoding glycosyltransferase family 4 protein, with translation MKFHIVHLSTPKNWRGGEQQIAYLATELDKKQIQQTVLTPQNSSLSNFIRKYRNENSDSVLQVKDLQGSSKFGQARFLARFCKENKADIVHLHDAHAHTIAVLSAVFFQNKTDFTLSRRVDFPVKDNFFSKYKYNHHSIKKIVCVSDKIKEITAPSIKNKTKLTTVHSGIDLSKFEKNNAQTEVLKQEYNLEKDTILIGNVAALAPHKDYITFLETAKQLIPNLENINKRVRFFLIGKEDGSENDIQNWLHQNKEIKDYFILTGFRTDIPIILKELDIFLFTSETEGLGTSILDAFASRVPVVATAAGGVPESVINEKTGLLSPIKDTTSLAENVERMLQNDELRQKLVEGATKHLQHFTKENTAKKTLEIYKEIRN, from the coding sequence ATGAAATTTCATATTGTCCATCTTTCCACTCCTAAAAATTGGCGAGGAGGCGAACAGCAAATCGCTTATTTAGCTACTGAATTAGATAAAAAACAGATACAGCAAACTGTTTTGACTCCTCAAAATTCTTCTCTTTCTAATTTTATTCGAAAATATAGAAATGAAAATTCAGATTCTGTATTGCAAGTAAAAGATTTACAAGGAAGTTCGAAATTTGGACAGGCTCGTTTTTTAGCTCGTTTTTGTAAAGAAAATAAGGCAGATATAGTTCACTTACACGATGCACACGCCCATACGATAGCCGTTCTTTCAGCCGTTTTTTTTCAAAACAAAACAGACTTTACATTGAGTAGAAGGGTAGATTTTCCTGTAAAGGATAATTTTTTTTCAAAGTATAAATACAATCATCATTCTATCAAGAAAATTGTCTGTGTATCGGATAAAATTAAGGAAATTACAGCTCCAAGCATAAAAAACAAGACAAAACTCACAACAGTTCATAGTGGAATAGATTTGAGTAAATTTGAAAAAAATAATGCTCAAACCGAAGTTTTAAAACAAGAATATAATTTAGAAAAAGACACTATTTTGATAGGCAATGTAGCTGCACTTGCTCCACATAAAGATTATATTACTTTTCTAGAAACAGCCAAACAGCTCATTCCAAACCTAGAAAATATAAACAAGAGGGTTCGTTTTTTCTTAATAGGAAAAGAAGATGGTTCGGAAAACGATATTCAAAATTGGCTTCATCAGAACAAAGAAATCAAAGATTATTTTATCTTGACAGGCTTTAGAACTGATATTCCAATTATTTTAAAAGAGTTAGATATATTTCTATTTACTAGCGAAACAGAAGGCTTAGGAACAAGCATTTTAGATGCTTTTGCCAGCCGAGTTCCAGTTGTGGCGACGGCAGCAGGAGGAGTTCCTGAATCTGTCATTAATGAAAAAACAGGGTTACTTTCCCCCATCAAAGATACTACCTCTTTGGCTGAAAATGTAGAGAGAATGTTGCAAAATGATGAGTTAAGACAGAAGTTAGTAGAAGGGGCAACAAAGCATTTACAACACTTTACCAAAGAAAATACAGCTAAGAAAACCCTAGAAATATACAAGGAAATAAGAAATTAG
- a CDS encoding RidA family protein has product MSKIVFTENAPAPIGPYSQAVWHGNTLFVSGQIAMDAKTGKITGQNGESIEEETHKVMHNMKQILEAAGLSFSDVVKCGIFVKDMNDFGAINGAYGEYFKENPPARETVEVSRLPKDVRVEISCIAAKG; this is encoded by the coding sequence ATGTCAAAAATCGTATTTACAGAAAATGCTCCTGCTCCGATTGGTCCTTACAGTCAAGCTGTTTGGCATGGCAATACCTTGTTTGTCTCTGGACAGATTGCTATGGATGCCAAAACTGGAAAAATTACAGGGCAAAATGGCGAAAGCATAGAAGAAGAAACTCACAAAGTAATGCACAATATGAAACAGATTTTAGAGGCTGCTGGCTTATCTTTTTCTGATGTTGTGAAATGTGGAATTTTTGTGAAGGATATGAATGATTTTGGAGCTATCAATGGAGCGTATGGAGAATATTTTAAGGAAAATCCTCCTGCTAGAGAAACTGTTGAGGTCTCTCGTTTGCCTAAAGATGTTCGTGTAGAAATTTCTTGTATAGCAGCAAAAGGATAA